A genomic window from Vigna radiata var. radiata cultivar VC1973A chromosome 2, Vradiata_ver6, whole genome shotgun sequence includes:
- the LOC106756516 gene encoding protein argonaute MEL1, with product MSRRGSNQSDFNRPQQSSASSSAAGGRGRGRGRGHSAPSPPAQTFSPRPAQTSSAASPAPSTAAPPRAVAPVPASAGPGSSRPPPVQASPAPVPGLGAVATTAPPAVQTVTSALEKQLTLETSAPSSSKAMRFPDRPGFGRAGRKIQIRANHFQVKVAVPEIYHYDVAITPEITSKKVSRDVIDLLVRAHCESILGNRMPAYDGRKSLFTAGPLPFEIKEFKVKLGDNDELRKKREREFRVTIRFASKTDLNHLTQFLARRQLDCPQETIQALDVVLRATPSEMFDVVGRSFFSPALGPKGPLGSGTEYWRGYYQSLRPTQMGLSLNIDVSARAFYEAIPVLDFVSKNFRLDLRRPLPDQDRIKIKKTLRGIKVQVNHGQNIRRYKVTAVTKEPLRALMFTDENGTNKSVVQYFQEKYNISLQYTQLSALQAGSDTKPIFLPMELCQIVAGQRYTKRLNEDQVTALLKATCQRPREREDSIRQIVRQRKFSTDKFARHFQIQVREDPVVLDARVLPPPMLKYHGSGSESQIQPNMGQWNMINKKMIAGGTVEHWTCLNFSGRIHRDLPYQLCQNLAEMCNSRGMRFKESPVVPITSSPSGQIENALGNLHKQCKRANVGLQLLIIILPDVKGSYGKIKRICETELGIVSQCCQPKQVVKMSRQYLENLALKINVKVGGTNTMLNDAYVHRIPHVSDVPTIIFGADVTHPQPGEDSSPSIAAVVASMDWPFVTRYKGVVSAQKHRDEMIHDLYIGDSARGIPPSGIIRELFRAFRNSTNRKPERIIFYRDGVSEGQFNQVLLYEMDAIRKACSSLEPGYLPPVTFVVVQKRHHTRLFPADHGARARDSTDRSGNIMPGTVVDTTICHPREFDFYLNSHAGIQGTSRPTHYHVLFDENKFTADELQILTNNLCYTYARCTKSVSIVPPAYYAHLAAFRARYYIEGDTSDAGSSTGGKGISASFEVKLPSVKGNVADVMFFC from the exons ATGTCCCGTCGCGGCTCTAACCAATCGGATTTCAACCGTCCGCAGCAATCTTCGGCTTCTTCTTCCGCTGCCGGAGGCCGAGGCCGCGGTCGCGGCCGCGGGCATTCTGCTCCGTCTCCTCCGGCTCAAACATTTTCCCCTCGTCCTGCACAAACATCATCCGCTGCTTCTCCGGCCCCGTCTACCGCCGCTCCTCCCCGTGCCGTGGCGCCTGTCCCTGCATCAGCAGGACCGGGTTCATCCCGCCCTCCGCCAGTCCAAGCCTCGCCGGCGCCAGTTCCTGGATTGGGAGCGGTTGCTACAACGGCTCCGCCGGCAGTTCAAACAGTTACTTCTGCGCTCGAGAAGCAACTTACATTGGAGACGTCAGCACCGTCATCGTCGAAGGCTATGAGATTCCCAGACCGGCCAGGATTTGGGAGAGCGGGAAGGAAGATCCAAATTAGAGCAAATCATTTTCAAGTGAAAGTTGCGGTGCCCGAAATATATCACTACGAT GTGGCAATCACTCCGGAGATTACTTCGAAGAAGGTTTCCAGAGATGTTATCGACTTGTTGGTTCGAGCACACTGTGAATCGATTCTGGGAAATCGCATGCCCGCATACGATGGACGAAAAAGTCTTTTCACCGCCGGACCTCTCCCTTTTGAAATTAAGGAATTTAAGGTCAAACTGGGAGATAACGATGAACTAAG GAAAAAGCGTGAACGTGAGTTTAGGGTCACAATCCGATTTGCTTCGAAGACTGACCTTAATCACCTTACTCAATTTCTCGCTCGCCGTCAGTTGGACTGCCCACAGGAAACTATTCAGGCCCTTGATGTTGTTCTGCGGGCTACACCTTCTGagat gTTTGATGTGGTTGGGAGATCCTTTTTTTCTCCTGCATTGGGTCCGAAAGGACCGTTGGGTAGTGGAACCGAATATTGGCGGGGGTATTACCAGAGTCTTCGCCCAACTCAGATGGGCCTGTCCCTTAATATTG ATGTCTCAGCTAGGGCATTTTATGAGGCCATTCCTGTCCTTGACTTCGTTTCGAAGAATTTTAGACTCGATCTACGCAGGCCTTTGCCTGATCAGGACCGAATTAAG ATTAAGAAAACTTTGAGAGGAATCAAGGTCCAAGTTAATCATGGACAGAATATTAGACGTTACAAAGTCACTGCAGTAACAAAAGAGCCGCTCAGAGCCTTAAT GTTTACTGATGAAAATGGAACCAACAAATCTGTTGTTCAGTATTTCCaagagaaatataatatttcattgcAGTATACACAGCTTTCTGCTCTTCAAGCTGGTAGTGACACTAAGCCAATATTTTTGCCTATGGAG CTTTGTCAAATTGTTGCTGGACAGAGATACACCAAGAGATTAAATGAAGATCAAGTGACTGCTCTTTTAAAGGCCACATGTCAGCGCCCTCGTGAGAGGGAAGACTCCATCAGACAG ATTGTGAGGCAGAGAAAATTCAGCACGGACAAATTTGCCCGccattttcaaattcaagtcAGGGAGGATCCAGTAGTACTTGATGCTCGTGTATTACCTCCTCCTATG CTTAAATACCATGGATCGGGAAGTGAATCACAGATTCAACCAAATATGGGACAGTGGAATATGATTAATAAG AAAATGATTGCTGGTGGTACTGTTGAACACTGGACTTGCCTAAACTTTTCTGGAAGAATACACAGAGATCTGCCATATCAACTTTGTCAGAATTTGGCTGAAATGTGTAACAGCAGGGGAATG CGGTTTAAAGAAAGTCCTGTAGTACCAATCACATCATCTCCAAGTGGTCAAATAGAGAATGCCCTTGGGAACCTGCATAAGCAGTGTAAACGGGCGAATGTAGGGCTCCAATTGTTGATTATAATTTTACCTGACGTCAAGGGGTCATATG GGAAAATAAAGCGCATCTGTGAAACAGAATTAGGAATAGTATCTCAGTGTTGCCAGCCCAAACAAGTGGTAAAAATGAGCAGGCAATATCTTGAAAATCTGGCCCTCAAGATAAATGTGAAG GTGGGTGGTACAAACACGATGTTGAATGATGCATATGTGCATAGAATACCTCATGTCTCCGATGTACCGACGATAATATTTGGTGCAGATGTTACGCATCCCCAGCCAGGGGAGGACAGTAGTCCTTCCATTGCTGCA GTGGTGGCATCCATGGATTGGCCTTTTGTAACAAGGTACAAAGGAGTTGTTTCTGCGCAGAAACATCGCGATGAAATGATACACGATCTTTATATTGGAGATTCGGCAAGGGGAATTCCACCTTCAGGAATTATCAG GGAGTTGTTTCGGGCTTTCCGAAATTCAACTAATCGTAAACCGGAGAGAATTATATTCTACAG AGATGGTGTAAGTGAAGGACAGTTTAATCAAGTGCTTCTTTATGAAATGGACGCCATAAGAAAG GCTTGTAGCTCTTTAGAACCGGGTTATTTACCCCCAGTTACTTTTGTGGTGGTCCAGAAGAGGCACCACACTCGGTTGTTCCCTGCCGATCACGGAGCACGAGCACGTGATAGTACAGATAGAAGTGGAAATATAATGCCAG GTACTGTAGTTGATACAACTATATGTCATCCTCGGGAATTTGACTTTTATCTGAATAGTCATGCTGGAATTCAA ggAACAAGCCGACCAACTCATTACCATGTATTGTTCGATGAGAATAAATTTACTGCTGATGAGTTGCAAATTTTGACCAATAATTTGTGTTACAC CTATGCAAGGTGCACAAAATCAGTTTCAATAG TTCCTCCCGCTTATTATGCCCATTTGGCCGCTTTCCGTGCTCGCTATTACATTGAAGGTGACACATCGGATGCTGGTTCTTCAACTGGAGGTAAGGGTATTTCAGCCAGCTTTGAGGTTAAATTGCCTTCGGTGAAGGGTAATGTCGCCGACGTGATGTTTTTCTGTTGA